CTACCTGGAATATGTGTTGGGAGAAATGGCAGACAACGAACATATCATCCTGGGTCGCTATCTACATCGCAATATTGATGAAGAAGGCACCATTCAGGAAGGTGATACCCGGATTCATCGCCATCAGTGGGTGTGGAGCGATCGCCACCAGGTGACTGGCATCATCGACGCCGTAGAAGAACGAGCCGGACAGTTAATCCCGATTGAGTACAAGAAAGGTCGGATGGGCAACCACCTTAACGATCACTTTCAACTCTGCGCCGCTGGGCTGTGTTTGGAAGAACGAACTGGCAAGGCGATCGCCTACGGTGAGATTTTCTACCATGCCAATCGTCGTCGCCAAAAAGTTGAATTTACCCCTCAACTAAAAACTGCTACTGAACAGGCGATCCAAGCCGCTCATCAAGCTGTCCATCAGGTAATGCCTGCACCTATTGAACATCCTAAAAAGTGCCAGGCGTGTAGCCTCCAAGGCATCTGTTTACCCTTAGAAGTCAAGCAATTACGCCGTCAAGAAACAGAGGTATAGCAATGTCCGTTCTATATGTGACCCAACCCGATGCGGTACTAAACAAAACCTACGAAGCTTTCACAGTATCACTAAAACAGGAAGATGGTTCCTGGCAGAAACGCGCAATCCCAGCCCAAACACTTGAACAAGTTGTTCTCATGGGCAATCCGCAAGTAACAGGCGATGCCTTTGTCTATGCCCTGGAGCTAGGAATGCCAATCCACTATAGCATTTTTCACTCTTGTGAGGCGTAGTAGCAACAGTGAGTGAACCAAGTTTTTGAGGTTTTCCAAAGATACTTGAGTAAAAAGCGTCTTCAATGGCATTAGCGAGATCGGGATAGCTGCGTGCCCCAATCGTCCGCAAAATAGTTTTTAATCTTTGAGAAGCAATTTTCTATCGGTGAAAAGTCTGGAGAATAGGGAGGTAAATAAATCAACTTAGCACCCACGTCCTCAATCAGC
Above is a genomic segment from Neosynechococcus sphagnicola sy1 containing:
- a CDS encoding CRISPR-associated endonuclease Cas1: MTQPDAVLNKTYEAFTVSLKQEDGSWQKRAIPAQTLEQVVLMGNPQVTGDAFVYALELGMPIHYSIFHSCEA
- the cas4 gene encoding CRISPR-associated protein Cas4; amino-acid sequence: MENYLPLAYLNAWEYCPRRFYLEYVLGEMADNEHIILGRYLHRNIDEEGTIQEGDTRIHRHQWVWSDRHQVTGIIDAVEERAGQLIPIEYKKGRMGNHLNDHFQLCAAGLCLEERTGKAIAYGEIFYHANRRRQKVEFTPQLKTATEQAIQAAHQAVHQVMPAPIEHPKKCQACSLQGICLPLEVKQLRRQETEV